The genomic segment CGCCCTCTCGAGTATCTGCTCTGGCCTGAAATCACCATCTGAGAAAACCGAGTGGGTGTGGAGATTGATCAGCGAATCTGCTCCCACTTCTCCAACTCCTGGACACTGGACAAGGTTCTCCCTCTCTTGATCTCTTCCCGTATCCTGTTCTCCCTCTCGTTCACGTCCACTGCCCGGTTGGCTATCTCAACCGCCTGCTCCTGGGGAACCACAACAACCCCGCTCTCATCACCAACGATCCAATCGCCAGTTCTGACCTGCTGCCCACCGCAGACGATCTCGATCCCTATCCCTCCAAAACCCTTGGGTTCTCCAGCATCGGGGGAAAGGTTCCTGCTGAAGCAGGGGAAATCGATGTCCAGGATGGTATCGATGTCCCTCGCCGCACCATCGATCACGATCCCGGCGATGCCTTTGAGCTTGCAGCTCCATGAAGCCAGCTCACCCCAGACCGCGATTTCGCTGCCACCAGCGTCCACGACGATGACATCCCCCTCAACAGCGCGGTCGATCGCCTCTACCGGTTTGGCCCAATCGCCCTTTGATGTCTGGACCGTCAGGGCGCGACCCACCATTTTCGTCCCCCTGTTGATACGGGGGACTATGCTTCTCATTACCCCCCGCTTGTGCTGGGCATCTGCGATGTTGGGGGTCGAAACCCTTCCAAAGGCGGTGAAAAGATTCTCCATGCCGTACTTCTTGGACAGCTCGGTGGAGATGGATTCTCCACTTTCCATTGCCTTCTTGACTCTGGCAGCGGCACCGGAGACATCCTCTGCCTTGATTATTCCTCCTCCCACTATTATTATCGAAGCCCCGGCTTCAATAAGCCCCGGTGCACTTTCTGCGCTGATACCACCTGCAACCGCTATAGGTATGCCCTCTTTGGAGATGGACGCCACGATCTCCTCCGGTGGTTTTCCACCCTTCATTTGCTCATCTATCGCCACGTGAAGACAGACGTAGGCGGCACCCATCTCGGCAACCTCCCTTGTTCGGCCGATCTTGTCCTCCACGTTCATGAGGTCTACCATTATTCGGGTCCCGTATTTCCTCCCCACGAGAACGGATTCGGAGATCGTCCCGTTATCAGCGACTCCCATTACGGTCACGATGTCGGCACCCGCCTTTGCGGCGATCTCCACCTCCATCCCGCCAACGTCCATAGTCTTGAGGTCTGCCACCAGGGTCCTGTCTGGAAAAAGCCTCTTCAGTTCCCTAAGCGCTTCAACACCCTCGCTCTTGATCAACGGGGTACCGGCCTCGATCCAATCGACACCTCCGTTCACAGCCTCTTCGCAGATCTCCAATGCCC from the Methanomassiliicoccales archaeon genome contains:
- a CDS encoding bifunctional hexulose-6-phosphate synthase/ribonuclease regulator; its protein translation is MKPVLQVALDLMHLKRALEICEEAVNGGVDWIEAGTPLIKSEGVEALRELKRLFPDRTLVADLKTMDVGGMEVEIAAKAGADIVTVMGVADNGTISESVLVGRKYGTRIMVDLMNVEDKIGRTREVAEMGAAYVCLHVAIDEQMKGGKPPEEIVASISKEGIPIAVAGGISAESAPGLIEAGASIIIVGGGIIKAEDVSGAAARVKKAMESGESISTELSKKYGMENLFTAFGRVSTPNIADAQHKRGVMRSIVPRINRGTKMVGRALTVQTSKGDWAKPVEAIDRAVEGDVIVVDAGGSEIAVWGELASWSCKLKGIAGIVIDGAARDIDTILDIDFPCFSRNLSPDAGEPKGFGGIGIEIVCGGQQVRTGDWIVGDESGVVVVPQEQAVEIANRAVDVNERENRIREEIKRGRTLSSVQELEKWEQIR